One segment of Carya illinoinensis cultivar Pawnee chromosome 1, C.illinoinensisPawnee_v1, whole genome shotgun sequence DNA contains the following:
- the LOC122277776 gene encoding photosynthetic NDH subunit of subcomplex B 5, chloroplastic, with product MAVCSSSLPVFSAVSTPKLSSDSFVRTGIRVSNLNTLVTMPSSFYRNPGKNRRSTKLNRAGLSEIEPDLNEDPVDRWGINSVDPDDFKYGVYDGHHTYHEGEEKGTFWGAIAEDIAAVEPPTGFQGLISWLFLPAIATGMFMHVPMVYLFIGTGLFVTVFTIIEMDKPDKPHNFEPQIYNMDRGSRDKLIADYNTMSIWDFNEKYGDLWDFTVKKDDITKR from the exons atggcgGTCTGCTCTTCCTCGCTCCCAGTTTTCTCTGCCGTTTCAACCCCAAAACTCAGCTCCGATTCATTTGTTAGGACTGGGATTAGGGTTTCGAACCTCAACACCCTAGTTACCATGCCCTCCAGTTTTTACCGGAACCCGGGGAAGAATCGCAGGTCTACGAAGTTAAATCGTGCTGGACTGTCCGAGATCGAGCCCGATCTCAACGAAGATCCCGTTGACCGTTGGGGCATAAACAGTGTTGACCCT GATGATTTCAAGTACGGGGTGTACGATGGACACCACACGTATCACGAAGGCGAAGAGAAAG GAACTTTTTGGGGAGCCATAGCAGAAGATATTGCAGCAGTAGAACCTCCTACGGGTTTTCAGG GGTTAATTTCTTGGCTCTTCCTCCCAGCAATTGCCACTGGGATGTTCATGCATGTTCCG ATGGTGTACTTATTCATCGGAACAGGCTTGTTTGTGACTGTATTTACCATAATTGAGATGGATAAGCCAGACAAACCTCACAACTTCGAACCTCAAATATACAATATGGATAGGGGATCTCGTGATAAGTTGATAGCTGACTACAATACCATGAGCATATGGGATTTCAATGAGAAATATGGGGACCTCTGGGATTTCACTGTGAAAAAGGACGATATAACAAAGAGATAA
- the LOC122277781 gene encoding acylamino-acid-releasing enzyme isoform X2: protein MARELFVTPSCWRVNFNHYFPRPRFSPLISPPRHTLCAPSSISRFSASLAMDDSKAGSIKEMPLGLDTTMEEEYASQSKLLQEFISISNIDKAWIFKPDDGTGSQAMFSLSQPNILANKRRKFIVSSYISNESKSSVNFRWTPFPIEMAGVSTIVPSPSGSKLLVIRNPENESPSKFEIWGPSQLEKEFHIPQSVHGSVYADGWFEGVSWNFDETLIAYVAEEPSPSKPTFNDLGYKKGGSTEKDCGSWKGQGEWEEDWGETYAGKRQPALFVINTNSGEVQAVKGIEKSLSVGQVVWAPSTKGAHQYLVFVGWSYDTRKLGIKYCYNRPCALYAVRAPLYESETKGLELKDSSTEDVPVFNLTQQITSAFFPRFSPDGKFLVFLSARSSVDSGAHSATDSLHRIDWPTDVKLWPSAKIVDVIPVVMCAEDGCLPGLYCSSFLSNPWLLDGCTMIISSIWSSSQVILSVNVLSGEVLRISPADSNFSWNVLTLDGDNIVAVSSSPVDVPQIKYGYIVEEATKAAAWSWLDVPSPIFKCSEKVISLLSPLQFSIMKIPVKDVSDSLTKGASKPFEAIFVSSCCKESDACNPLIVVLHGGPHSVSISSFSKSLAFLSSIGYNLLIVNYRGSLGFGEEALQSLPGKVGSQDVSDVLTAIDHVIDKGLASPSKIAVLGGSHGGFLSTHLIGQAPDKFVAAAVRNPVCNLALMVGTTDIPDWCYVEACGSKGKENFTEAPPAELLTLFHSKSPISHLSKVKTPTIFLLGAQDLRVPVSNGLQYARALREKGVEVKVIVFPNDVHGIERPQSHFESFLNIGVWFRKYCK from the exons ATGGCTAGGGAGTTATTCGTCACCCCCTCGTGTTGGCGCGTGAACTTCAACCACTACTTCCCTCGCCCTCGATTCTCTCCTCTCATTTCACCTCCTCGCCACACACTTTGTGCACCCTCTTCAATCTCAAG ATTTTCAGCCTCTTTGGCCATGGATGATTCTAAAGCTGGTTCAATAAAGGAAATGCCCCTGGGATTAGATACAACAATGGAGGAAGAATATGCTTCACAGTCTAagttacttcaagagttcattAGTATCTCCAATATTGACAAGGCTTGGATTTTCAAGCCCGATGATG GCACAGGTTCTCAGGCAATGTTTTCACTCAGCCAACCAAACATTTTGGCAAACAAGAGGAGGAAATTTATTGTTTCCTCTTATATATCTAATGAAAGTAAAAGTTCTGTAAACTTCAGATGGACCCCATTTCCCATTGAGATGGCGGGAGTGTCTACAATAGTTCCATCACCATCTGGCTCAAAGCTTCTTGTAATTCGCAATCCTGAAAATGAGTCTCCttctaaatttgaaatttggggTCCATCTCAATTGGAAAAGGAGTTCCATATTCCCCAATCAGTTCATGGCTCAGTATATGCTGATGGATG GTTTGAGGGGGTTTCTTGGAATTTTGATGAAACTCTCATTGCTTATGTTGCTGAGGAACCGTCTCCCTCCAAGCCCACATTTAATGACCTTGGATACAAGAAAGGTGGTTCCACCGAGAAGGATTGCGGTAGCTGGAAAGGTCAGGGAGAATGGGAGGAGGACTGGGGAGAAACCTATGCAGGAAAAAGGCAGCCTGCACTTTTTGTCATCAATACTAACAG TGGAGAGGTACAGGCTGTTAAAGGAATTGAGAAGTCCTTGAGCGTTGGCCAAGTTGTGTGGGCTCCATCGACTAAAGGCGCGCATCAATATTTGGTTTTCGTTGGGTGGTCATATGATACGAGAAAGCTTGGTATTAAGTACTGCTATAATAGGCCCTGTGCATTATATGCAGTTAGGGCACCACTTTATGAATCAGAAACCAAGGGACTTGAACTCAA AGATAGCTCTACTGAAGACGTTCCTGTGTTTAATCTTACTCAACAGATAACCAGTGCCTTCTTTCCACGGTTCAG TCCAGATGGAAAGTTTCTAGTGTTTCTAAGTGCAAGAAGTTCTGTGGATTCTGGGGCACATTCTGCAACAGATTCACTTCACAGAATTGATTGGCCAACTGACGTAAAGTTGTGGCCATCTGCCAAAATTGTTGATGTG ATTCCTGTTGTGATGTGTGCTGAGGATGGTTGCTTGCCGGGACTTTACTGTTCGAGTTTTCTTAGCAATCCATGGCTTTTGGATGGTTGCACTATGATTATATCTTCCATTTGGAGCAGCAGCCAAGTGATACTTTCTGTGAATGTGTTGAG TGGGGAGGTATTACGTATCAGCCCTGCTGACTCAAATTTTTCGTGGAATGTTCTTACATTGGATGGCGACAATATTGTTGCTG TGTCTAGCAGTCCAGTAGATGTTCCTCAAATCAAGTATGGATATATTGTTGAGGAAGCTACTAAAGCTGCTGCATGGAGTTGGTTAGACGTACCAAGCCCCATTTTTAAATGCTCTGAGAAG GTTATATCTTTGCTCTCTCCTCTTCAGTTCAGTATAATGAAGATACCAGTCAAGGATGTTTCTGATAGCCTGACAAAAG gtGCTAGCAAGCCTTTTGAAGCTATCTTTGTATCTTCCTGCTGTAAGGAAAGTGATGCATGCAATCCGTTAATTGTAGTCCTTCATGGAGGCCCACATTCTGTGTCGATATCAAGCTTTTCAAAGTCCTTGGCATTTCTTTCTTCAATTGGATACAACTTATTGATCGTAAACTATAG AGGTTCACTGGGATTTGGTGAAGAAGCACTCCAATCTCTTCCGGGAAAAGTTGGGTCTCAG GATGTCAGTGATGTATTGACAGCTATAGATCATGTCATTGACAAGGGGCTGGCCAGTCCATCAAAAATTGCAGTGCTTGGTGGTTCCCATGGTGGCTTTCTGTCAACCCACTTGATTGGCCAG GCACCGGATAAGTTTGTTGCTGCAGCTGTGAGGAATCCTGTTTGTAACTTAGCATTGATGGTTGGTACTACAGATATCCCAGATTGGTGCTACGTGGAGGCCTGTGGAAGCAAGGGGAAAGAGAACTTTACGGAAGCACCTCCAGCTGAACTTCTGACTCTTTTTCATAGCAAGTCTCCTATTTCACACCTCTCAAAG GTCAAAACAccaacaatttttcttttaggtGCCCAGGATCTCCGGGTTCCGGTTTCTAATGGATTGCAA TATGCCCGGGCACTCAGAGAGAAAGGTGTCGAGGTTAAAGTTATTGTGTTTCCCAACGATGTTCATGGAATTGAAAG GCCACAATCCCACTTCGAAAGCTTTCTTAATATCGGGGTTTGGTTCCGAAAGTACTGTAAATAA
- the LOC122277781 gene encoding acylamino-acid-releasing enzyme isoform X1 gives MARELFVTPSCWRVNFNHYFPRPRFSPLISPPRHTLCAPSSISSRFSASLAMDDSKAGSIKEMPLGLDTTMEEEYASQSKLLQEFISISNIDKAWIFKPDDGTGSQAMFSLSQPNILANKRRKFIVSSYISNESKSSVNFRWTPFPIEMAGVSTIVPSPSGSKLLVIRNPENESPSKFEIWGPSQLEKEFHIPQSVHGSVYADGWFEGVSWNFDETLIAYVAEEPSPSKPTFNDLGYKKGGSTEKDCGSWKGQGEWEEDWGETYAGKRQPALFVINTNSGEVQAVKGIEKSLSVGQVVWAPSTKGAHQYLVFVGWSYDTRKLGIKYCYNRPCALYAVRAPLYESETKGLELKDSSTEDVPVFNLTQQITSAFFPRFSPDGKFLVFLSARSSVDSGAHSATDSLHRIDWPTDVKLWPSAKIVDVIPVVMCAEDGCLPGLYCSSFLSNPWLLDGCTMIISSIWSSSQVILSVNVLSGEVLRISPADSNFSWNVLTLDGDNIVAVSSSPVDVPQIKYGYIVEEATKAAAWSWLDVPSPIFKCSEKVISLLSPLQFSIMKIPVKDVSDSLTKGASKPFEAIFVSSCCKESDACNPLIVVLHGGPHSVSISSFSKSLAFLSSIGYNLLIVNYRGSLGFGEEALQSLPGKVGSQDVSDVLTAIDHVIDKGLASPSKIAVLGGSHGGFLSTHLIGQAPDKFVAAAVRNPVCNLALMVGTTDIPDWCYVEACGSKGKENFTEAPPAELLTLFHSKSPISHLSKVKTPTIFLLGAQDLRVPVSNGLQYARALREKGVEVKVIVFPNDVHGIERPQSHFESFLNIGVWFRKYCK, from the exons ATGGCTAGGGAGTTATTCGTCACCCCCTCGTGTTGGCGCGTGAACTTCAACCACTACTTCCCTCGCCCTCGATTCTCTCCTCTCATTTCACCTCCTCGCCACACACTTTGTGCACCCTCTTCAATCTCAAG TAGATTTTCAGCCTCTTTGGCCATGGATGATTCTAAAGCTGGTTCAATAAAGGAAATGCCCCTGGGATTAGATACAACAATGGAGGAAGAATATGCTTCACAGTCTAagttacttcaagagttcattAGTATCTCCAATATTGACAAGGCTTGGATTTTCAAGCCCGATGATG GCACAGGTTCTCAGGCAATGTTTTCACTCAGCCAACCAAACATTTTGGCAAACAAGAGGAGGAAATTTATTGTTTCCTCTTATATATCTAATGAAAGTAAAAGTTCTGTAAACTTCAGATGGACCCCATTTCCCATTGAGATGGCGGGAGTGTCTACAATAGTTCCATCACCATCTGGCTCAAAGCTTCTTGTAATTCGCAATCCTGAAAATGAGTCTCCttctaaatttgaaatttggggTCCATCTCAATTGGAAAAGGAGTTCCATATTCCCCAATCAGTTCATGGCTCAGTATATGCTGATGGATG GTTTGAGGGGGTTTCTTGGAATTTTGATGAAACTCTCATTGCTTATGTTGCTGAGGAACCGTCTCCCTCCAAGCCCACATTTAATGACCTTGGATACAAGAAAGGTGGTTCCACCGAGAAGGATTGCGGTAGCTGGAAAGGTCAGGGAGAATGGGAGGAGGACTGGGGAGAAACCTATGCAGGAAAAAGGCAGCCTGCACTTTTTGTCATCAATACTAACAG TGGAGAGGTACAGGCTGTTAAAGGAATTGAGAAGTCCTTGAGCGTTGGCCAAGTTGTGTGGGCTCCATCGACTAAAGGCGCGCATCAATATTTGGTTTTCGTTGGGTGGTCATATGATACGAGAAAGCTTGGTATTAAGTACTGCTATAATAGGCCCTGTGCATTATATGCAGTTAGGGCACCACTTTATGAATCAGAAACCAAGGGACTTGAACTCAA AGATAGCTCTACTGAAGACGTTCCTGTGTTTAATCTTACTCAACAGATAACCAGTGCCTTCTTTCCACGGTTCAG TCCAGATGGAAAGTTTCTAGTGTTTCTAAGTGCAAGAAGTTCTGTGGATTCTGGGGCACATTCTGCAACAGATTCACTTCACAGAATTGATTGGCCAACTGACGTAAAGTTGTGGCCATCTGCCAAAATTGTTGATGTG ATTCCTGTTGTGATGTGTGCTGAGGATGGTTGCTTGCCGGGACTTTACTGTTCGAGTTTTCTTAGCAATCCATGGCTTTTGGATGGTTGCACTATGATTATATCTTCCATTTGGAGCAGCAGCCAAGTGATACTTTCTGTGAATGTGTTGAG TGGGGAGGTATTACGTATCAGCCCTGCTGACTCAAATTTTTCGTGGAATGTTCTTACATTGGATGGCGACAATATTGTTGCTG TGTCTAGCAGTCCAGTAGATGTTCCTCAAATCAAGTATGGATATATTGTTGAGGAAGCTACTAAAGCTGCTGCATGGAGTTGGTTAGACGTACCAAGCCCCATTTTTAAATGCTCTGAGAAG GTTATATCTTTGCTCTCTCCTCTTCAGTTCAGTATAATGAAGATACCAGTCAAGGATGTTTCTGATAGCCTGACAAAAG gtGCTAGCAAGCCTTTTGAAGCTATCTTTGTATCTTCCTGCTGTAAGGAAAGTGATGCATGCAATCCGTTAATTGTAGTCCTTCATGGAGGCCCACATTCTGTGTCGATATCAAGCTTTTCAAAGTCCTTGGCATTTCTTTCTTCAATTGGATACAACTTATTGATCGTAAACTATAG AGGTTCACTGGGATTTGGTGAAGAAGCACTCCAATCTCTTCCGGGAAAAGTTGGGTCTCAG GATGTCAGTGATGTATTGACAGCTATAGATCATGTCATTGACAAGGGGCTGGCCAGTCCATCAAAAATTGCAGTGCTTGGTGGTTCCCATGGTGGCTTTCTGTCAACCCACTTGATTGGCCAG GCACCGGATAAGTTTGTTGCTGCAGCTGTGAGGAATCCTGTTTGTAACTTAGCATTGATGGTTGGTACTACAGATATCCCAGATTGGTGCTACGTGGAGGCCTGTGGAAGCAAGGGGAAAGAGAACTTTACGGAAGCACCTCCAGCTGAACTTCTGACTCTTTTTCATAGCAAGTCTCCTATTTCACACCTCTCAAAG GTCAAAACAccaacaatttttcttttaggtGCCCAGGATCTCCGGGTTCCGGTTTCTAATGGATTGCAA TATGCCCGGGCACTCAGAGAGAAAGGTGTCGAGGTTAAAGTTATTGTGTTTCCCAACGATGTTCATGGAATTGAAAG GCCACAATCCCACTTCGAAAGCTTTCTTAATATCGGGGTTTGGTTCCGAAAGTACTGTAAATAA
- the LOC122277781 gene encoding acylamino-acid-releasing enzyme isoform X4, with translation MARELFVTPSCWRVNFNHYFPRPRFSPLISPPRHTLCAPSSISRFEGVSWNFDETLIAYVAEEPSPSKPTFNDLGYKKGGSTEKDCGSWKGQGEWEEDWGETYAGKRQPALFVINTNSGEVQAVKGIEKSLSVGQVVWAPSTKGAHQYLVFVGWSYDTRKLGIKYCYNRPCALYAVRAPLYESETKGLELKDSSTEDVPVFNLTQQITSAFFPRFSPDGKFLVFLSARSSVDSGAHSATDSLHRIDWPTDVKLWPSAKIVDVIPVVMCAEDGCLPGLYCSSFLSNPWLLDGCTMIISSIWSSSQVILSVNVLSGEVLRISPADSNFSWNVLTLDGDNIVAVSSSPVDVPQIKYGYIVEEATKAAAWSWLDVPSPIFKCSEKVISLLSPLQFSIMKIPVKDVSDSLTKGASKPFEAIFVSSCCKESDACNPLIVVLHGGPHSVSISSFSKSLAFLSSIGYNLLIVNYRGSLGFGEEALQSLPGKVGSQDVSDVLTAIDHVIDKGLASPSKIAVLGGSHGGFLSTHLIGQAPDKFVAAAVRNPVCNLALMVGTTDIPDWCYVEACGSKGKENFTEAPPAELLTLFHSKSPISHLSKVKTPTIFLLGAQDLRVPVSNGLQYARALREKGVEVKVIVFPNDVHGIERPQSHFESFLNIGVWFRKYCK, from the exons ATGGCTAGGGAGTTATTCGTCACCCCCTCGTGTTGGCGCGTGAACTTCAACCACTACTTCCCTCGCCCTCGATTCTCTCCTCTCATTTCACCTCCTCGCCACACACTTTGTGCACCCTCTTCAATCTCAAG GTTTGAGGGGGTTTCTTGGAATTTTGATGAAACTCTCATTGCTTATGTTGCTGAGGAACCGTCTCCCTCCAAGCCCACATTTAATGACCTTGGATACAAGAAAGGTGGTTCCACCGAGAAGGATTGCGGTAGCTGGAAAGGTCAGGGAGAATGGGAGGAGGACTGGGGAGAAACCTATGCAGGAAAAAGGCAGCCTGCACTTTTTGTCATCAATACTAACAG TGGAGAGGTACAGGCTGTTAAAGGAATTGAGAAGTCCTTGAGCGTTGGCCAAGTTGTGTGGGCTCCATCGACTAAAGGCGCGCATCAATATTTGGTTTTCGTTGGGTGGTCATATGATACGAGAAAGCTTGGTATTAAGTACTGCTATAATAGGCCCTGTGCATTATATGCAGTTAGGGCACCACTTTATGAATCAGAAACCAAGGGACTTGAACTCAA AGATAGCTCTACTGAAGACGTTCCTGTGTTTAATCTTACTCAACAGATAACCAGTGCCTTCTTTCCACGGTTCAG TCCAGATGGAAAGTTTCTAGTGTTTCTAAGTGCAAGAAGTTCTGTGGATTCTGGGGCACATTCTGCAACAGATTCACTTCACAGAATTGATTGGCCAACTGACGTAAAGTTGTGGCCATCTGCCAAAATTGTTGATGTG ATTCCTGTTGTGATGTGTGCTGAGGATGGTTGCTTGCCGGGACTTTACTGTTCGAGTTTTCTTAGCAATCCATGGCTTTTGGATGGTTGCACTATGATTATATCTTCCATTTGGAGCAGCAGCCAAGTGATACTTTCTGTGAATGTGTTGAG TGGGGAGGTATTACGTATCAGCCCTGCTGACTCAAATTTTTCGTGGAATGTTCTTACATTGGATGGCGACAATATTGTTGCTG TGTCTAGCAGTCCAGTAGATGTTCCTCAAATCAAGTATGGATATATTGTTGAGGAAGCTACTAAAGCTGCTGCATGGAGTTGGTTAGACGTACCAAGCCCCATTTTTAAATGCTCTGAGAAG GTTATATCTTTGCTCTCTCCTCTTCAGTTCAGTATAATGAAGATACCAGTCAAGGATGTTTCTGATAGCCTGACAAAAG gtGCTAGCAAGCCTTTTGAAGCTATCTTTGTATCTTCCTGCTGTAAGGAAAGTGATGCATGCAATCCGTTAATTGTAGTCCTTCATGGAGGCCCACATTCTGTGTCGATATCAAGCTTTTCAAAGTCCTTGGCATTTCTTTCTTCAATTGGATACAACTTATTGATCGTAAACTATAG AGGTTCACTGGGATTTGGTGAAGAAGCACTCCAATCTCTTCCGGGAAAAGTTGGGTCTCAG GATGTCAGTGATGTATTGACAGCTATAGATCATGTCATTGACAAGGGGCTGGCCAGTCCATCAAAAATTGCAGTGCTTGGTGGTTCCCATGGTGGCTTTCTGTCAACCCACTTGATTGGCCAG GCACCGGATAAGTTTGTTGCTGCAGCTGTGAGGAATCCTGTTTGTAACTTAGCATTGATGGTTGGTACTACAGATATCCCAGATTGGTGCTACGTGGAGGCCTGTGGAAGCAAGGGGAAAGAGAACTTTACGGAAGCACCTCCAGCTGAACTTCTGACTCTTTTTCATAGCAAGTCTCCTATTTCACACCTCTCAAAG GTCAAAACAccaacaatttttcttttaggtGCCCAGGATCTCCGGGTTCCGGTTTCTAATGGATTGCAA TATGCCCGGGCACTCAGAGAGAAAGGTGTCGAGGTTAAAGTTATTGTGTTTCCCAACGATGTTCATGGAATTGAAAG GCCACAATCCCACTTCGAAAGCTTTCTTAATATCGGGGTTTGGTTCCGAAAGTACTGTAAATAA
- the LOC122277781 gene encoding acylamino-acid-releasing enzyme isoform X3, protein MDDSKAGSIKEMPLGLDTTMEEEYASQSKLLQEFISISNIDKAWIFKPDDGTGSQAMFSLSQPNILANKRRKFIVSSYISNESKSSVNFRWTPFPIEMAGVSTIVPSPSGSKLLVIRNPENESPSKFEIWGPSQLEKEFHIPQSVHGSVYADGWFEGVSWNFDETLIAYVAEEPSPSKPTFNDLGYKKGGSTEKDCGSWKGQGEWEEDWGETYAGKRQPALFVINTNSGEVQAVKGIEKSLSVGQVVWAPSTKGAHQYLVFVGWSYDTRKLGIKYCYNRPCALYAVRAPLYESETKGLELKDSSTEDVPVFNLTQQITSAFFPRFSPDGKFLVFLSARSSVDSGAHSATDSLHRIDWPTDVKLWPSAKIVDVIPVVMCAEDGCLPGLYCSSFLSNPWLLDGCTMIISSIWSSSQVILSVNVLSGEVLRISPADSNFSWNVLTLDGDNIVAVSSSPVDVPQIKYGYIVEEATKAAAWSWLDVPSPIFKCSEKVISLLSPLQFSIMKIPVKDVSDSLTKGASKPFEAIFVSSCCKESDACNPLIVVLHGGPHSVSISSFSKSLAFLSSIGYNLLIVNYRGSLGFGEEALQSLPGKVGSQDVSDVLTAIDHVIDKGLASPSKIAVLGGSHGGFLSTHLIGQAPDKFVAAAVRNPVCNLALMVGTTDIPDWCYVEACGSKGKENFTEAPPAELLTLFHSKSPISHLSKVKTPTIFLLGAQDLRVPVSNGLQYARALREKGVEVKVIVFPNDVHGIERPQSHFESFLNIGVWFRKYCK, encoded by the exons ATGGATGATTCTAAAGCTGGTTCAATAAAGGAAATGCCCCTGGGATTAGATACAACAATGGAGGAAGAATATGCTTCACAGTCTAagttacttcaagagttcattAGTATCTCCAATATTGACAAGGCTTGGATTTTCAAGCCCGATGATG GCACAGGTTCTCAGGCAATGTTTTCACTCAGCCAACCAAACATTTTGGCAAACAAGAGGAGGAAATTTATTGTTTCCTCTTATATATCTAATGAAAGTAAAAGTTCTGTAAACTTCAGATGGACCCCATTTCCCATTGAGATGGCGGGAGTGTCTACAATAGTTCCATCACCATCTGGCTCAAAGCTTCTTGTAATTCGCAATCCTGAAAATGAGTCTCCttctaaatttgaaatttggggTCCATCTCAATTGGAAAAGGAGTTCCATATTCCCCAATCAGTTCATGGCTCAGTATATGCTGATGGATG GTTTGAGGGGGTTTCTTGGAATTTTGATGAAACTCTCATTGCTTATGTTGCTGAGGAACCGTCTCCCTCCAAGCCCACATTTAATGACCTTGGATACAAGAAAGGTGGTTCCACCGAGAAGGATTGCGGTAGCTGGAAAGGTCAGGGAGAATGGGAGGAGGACTGGGGAGAAACCTATGCAGGAAAAAGGCAGCCTGCACTTTTTGTCATCAATACTAACAG TGGAGAGGTACAGGCTGTTAAAGGAATTGAGAAGTCCTTGAGCGTTGGCCAAGTTGTGTGGGCTCCATCGACTAAAGGCGCGCATCAATATTTGGTTTTCGTTGGGTGGTCATATGATACGAGAAAGCTTGGTATTAAGTACTGCTATAATAGGCCCTGTGCATTATATGCAGTTAGGGCACCACTTTATGAATCAGAAACCAAGGGACTTGAACTCAA AGATAGCTCTACTGAAGACGTTCCTGTGTTTAATCTTACTCAACAGATAACCAGTGCCTTCTTTCCACGGTTCAG TCCAGATGGAAAGTTTCTAGTGTTTCTAAGTGCAAGAAGTTCTGTGGATTCTGGGGCACATTCTGCAACAGATTCACTTCACAGAATTGATTGGCCAACTGACGTAAAGTTGTGGCCATCTGCCAAAATTGTTGATGTG ATTCCTGTTGTGATGTGTGCTGAGGATGGTTGCTTGCCGGGACTTTACTGTTCGAGTTTTCTTAGCAATCCATGGCTTTTGGATGGTTGCACTATGATTATATCTTCCATTTGGAGCAGCAGCCAAGTGATACTTTCTGTGAATGTGTTGAG TGGGGAGGTATTACGTATCAGCCCTGCTGACTCAAATTTTTCGTGGAATGTTCTTACATTGGATGGCGACAATATTGTTGCTG TGTCTAGCAGTCCAGTAGATGTTCCTCAAATCAAGTATGGATATATTGTTGAGGAAGCTACTAAAGCTGCTGCATGGAGTTGGTTAGACGTACCAAGCCCCATTTTTAAATGCTCTGAGAAG GTTATATCTTTGCTCTCTCCTCTTCAGTTCAGTATAATGAAGATACCAGTCAAGGATGTTTCTGATAGCCTGACAAAAG gtGCTAGCAAGCCTTTTGAAGCTATCTTTGTATCTTCCTGCTGTAAGGAAAGTGATGCATGCAATCCGTTAATTGTAGTCCTTCATGGAGGCCCACATTCTGTGTCGATATCAAGCTTTTCAAAGTCCTTGGCATTTCTTTCTTCAATTGGATACAACTTATTGATCGTAAACTATAG AGGTTCACTGGGATTTGGTGAAGAAGCACTCCAATCTCTTCCGGGAAAAGTTGGGTCTCAG GATGTCAGTGATGTATTGACAGCTATAGATCATGTCATTGACAAGGGGCTGGCCAGTCCATCAAAAATTGCAGTGCTTGGTGGTTCCCATGGTGGCTTTCTGTCAACCCACTTGATTGGCCAG GCACCGGATAAGTTTGTTGCTGCAGCTGTGAGGAATCCTGTTTGTAACTTAGCATTGATGGTTGGTACTACAGATATCCCAGATTGGTGCTACGTGGAGGCCTGTGGAAGCAAGGGGAAAGAGAACTTTACGGAAGCACCTCCAGCTGAACTTCTGACTCTTTTTCATAGCAAGTCTCCTATTTCACACCTCTCAAAG GTCAAAACAccaacaatttttcttttaggtGCCCAGGATCTCCGGGTTCCGGTTTCTAATGGATTGCAA TATGCCCGGGCACTCAGAGAGAAAGGTGTCGAGGTTAAAGTTATTGTGTTTCCCAACGATGTTCATGGAATTGAAAG GCCACAATCCCACTTCGAAAGCTTTCTTAATATCGGGGTTTGGTTCCGAAAGTACTGTAAATAA